The following are encoded in a window of Paenibacillus polymyxa genomic DNA:
- a CDS encoding ANTAR domain-containing response regulator: protein MRSLLVIHLHSDHVSEQTHAVSSWQAGPEYLLESNGYLTLPCRNESEIKQLILNADAAVLNIPVGTISIWSDRLEQAKAVPLLWWCSAESALSSTEACEADVTVDGILTPSMAAHELNWALHFSAKRFFERQHWQSERKQLTARLEERKWIDMAKGILGEVNGIPEAEAYDVLRKKAMNERQRIVDVAISIVKAQQMLKA, encoded by the coding sequence TTGCGTTCCTTGTTGGTAATTCACTTACATTCTGACCATGTATCTGAGCAGACACACGCCGTTTCCTCATGGCAGGCAGGACCTGAGTACCTTTTAGAGTCCAACGGATACCTAACTCTGCCCTGCCGCAATGAATCCGAAATCAAACAGCTAATCCTTAATGCAGATGCGGCGGTACTAAACATACCTGTCGGCACTATCAGCATATGGAGTGACAGGCTGGAGCAAGCCAAAGCGGTCCCATTGCTCTGGTGGTGCAGCGCAGAATCAGCGCTATCATCGACAGAGGCTTGTGAAGCTGATGTCACTGTCGATGGCATTCTAACCCCTTCAATGGCAGCCCATGAACTGAATTGGGCTCTTCATTTTAGTGCCAAACGCTTTTTTGAACGCCAGCATTGGCAAAGTGAACGCAAGCAACTGACCGCTCGGCTGGAAGAACGCAAATGGATTGATATGGCCAAAGGAATACTAGGGGAAGTAAACGGCATCCCGGAAGCGGAAGCATACGATGTGCTACGCAAAAAAGCAATGAACGAACGCCAACGTATCGTTGATGTGGCCATCTCCATCGTCAAAGCACAGCAAATGCTAAAAGCATAA